ACTGAATCTGGCATCTTAATTGTGATGTGCTTTTTCATTAAATAGATGTAACAAGTGCTAGCGATGGCCCCTAAAATCATCACGGTAAAGAAACCATACGAACCAAAGTAAGTATTGAAGTTAAAGTAACCCCAAGCAGTCACCTGTTTGCCAGAAACTGCCATCCCAGAGTCCGTTAAAATCTTCGTTGCGCCAGCGCTTAAGCTCTTCGTCAACGTCCCAGTAAAGTTTTGTGGCAAACTCATAATAAAAGTCCCTAACGTCACAATCCCACCGGTAATTGGTTCAACTTTATATTGAACCGCTAATTGATACCCGAAAGTGAAAGCAAAGATTAGACCCAAAATTGCTAATGTCCCAGTCCAAACCATTGCGTTGATACCAATTAACCATTGCATTGCGTTAACAAAACCCATCCAACCAAATTTAGTTGGAATGTCGCGTACTAAAGCGTTCAAAACAGTGGCGATTGACCCGGCCATCATAGCCGGCATAATTGCAATAAATGCGTCACGTAAAGCAACTAACCAGCGCACTGCACTGATTTTTGCTGCGATTGGTACTAAGTGTTTATTTAGCCATTCGATAAATGCGTTCATAATACACCCTCCAAAGGTTATGAATTAATAGCGGTCAGTTGTTTCAGTATCCCCCCTGATACAACCCCGACTTAGTCTTGCAGATCGATATTTTCTGTATGATAGTACAACTCTAAATCTTGATAAACGAAGAATGTGCTCGAAAAGTTGAATACCGTGCCATCCGTTAAGTAATTAATCCCATCCAAGCGCATCGTTTTATCGCCAACTGGTTGTTCGAGCAATGCGGCCCGTTCCGCATCCAAGCGGACTTGATGAACATAATTTTCGGTCGTACTCCCAGTGATACCATAAGCTTCCCGTAAAAAGCCAAAGATTGAATGTTGGACACTATCAGCCGACATGAACGGGACCACCGTTCTCGGAAAATACGATTCTTCTAAATCATAAAGTTCGTCTTTTAGATATCGTAACCGAATAACCCGATACAATTCGGTCCCAACCGTGATATTGCCTTGTTGGGCCAAACGCTGATCAGCTTCAACTTTATCAAAAGTCACGACTTTAGATGTTAGCGGCCCACCGGCTACCATTGATGATTGATCAAAACCAATTGATAAGTTCAAGACTGTCGTTGAATTTTCAGGTGGTTTAATAATGAAATTACCACTTCCCTGCACTCGTCGTAATAAGCCATGGCGAAACACCACATCAATCGCTTTACGAATGGTATTGCGACTAACATTGAAGCGGGCCATTAAATCCTTTTCCGTGGGCAACTTGGTTGCGTACTCGTCGCTCATAATCGACTTGATAATATCCTGCGCAATTGCTCGATACATAGACCGACCTCCTTTCTTTTAATTAGTAGGCGCCTATATAACTTGTGCCTACAAATAGCATATCACATTCCCGTTGGAAGCGCTTCATTATGCTAAACTTTATACCAAAGAATTTTTAGCCACGCTGATAGCAGAACTAGCAAGCGGTCCAAACATATCGACCAGTCAATTTAAGCAATAAAAATTGAAATAATTACTCATAAATTAATTAGTAATCCACCTAATTCAATTAGTTAACCTAGTTCACTTAATTTGCAATTTGTCCTATCTAATTTAAAGAACCTTGCAACCAATCGCTTCTAATCACAATCATGATTAACAAACCCAATTTATTTAAAAATAATCCCCAAGGCCTTGTTTTTTTGTTACACTATTACTATTAAATGCATAAACTATTTTCGTATTAATCCATTATTATTTTTTTAAATCAGTCTGTCTCAAGCAAAAACTTCGCCCATCAGTTTGAACGATACAATTAACACACTTAATGATCTATTTTGAAAACAAAGGAGAATTTTGGGATGCCTAAACCTGCAGATCAGAAAATTCATTACAAGATGTATAAGAAAGGGCGTTTCTGGATTATTGCCGGCATCGCCGCTCTATCCTGGCAGGCTGAAACTTTGGCCGTCCAAGCAGATGCAACTAACACGACCAGCGAAGACAGTACTGGCATCACCAATACCGCTAACGATACTAATGCTAAGACCGCCGTTCTTGCAAGTAGTACTAGCGCTGCCGCAACTAGCTCGGACGCCGCTACCAGTACAACTGCTAATTCAACAACTGATTCTCAAGCCATTACTCAGACCAAAACTACTTCAACCGCAGCTGCTGTCACAAGCACTGCTACTTCTGAAAACACGAGCACATCAACCAACGCCGCTAGTGCGGATTCAGCAACAGTCACTAGTGCAGAAAGTACTGCTAGTGTGGCAACATCCGCGGTCACTAGTGCCGATTCGTCAATAACGACTAGTGCAGAAAACACCACTAGTACCGCTGCTTCTGAGGCGACTAGTGCCAATTCAGCGATCGATGCCAGTTCGGATAGTACGGTTACTGAAACTGTTGATTCTTCAGCCAATACAACAACAGCAACGGCTGATAGTACTGTCACTGCTGACAGTGCAGATTCATCCGTTAGTGCCAATACTGCAACCTCCGCAGCTACTGACATGGCAACTAGTGACAGCGCTACAAAAACAACCTTACCCACTCAAGCAAAAGCCTTAAAAAGCAGTGCCACAACTAAAGCAACTACGATTGATTACTCAGGAACTTTTAACGCCGGTGCTAGTTGGACCCTTGATTCCGATGGCGTTTTAACGATTAATGAAGGTGGCATGGATGCGTCAACCAGTACCAGCAGCAGTTTATGGGCCCAATATTTTGATGTCACGTTAGTCAAGAAAGTCATCATTAATGGGACCGTTAAAGCCAATTCACAATCAGTATCGCTATTTTCAGGTATGACAAACTTAACTACTTTTGAAAATGGGTCCAATTTTGACGTTAGTAATGTCACTAGTATGAGCCGCATGTTTTTCAAAGACAGCGCCTTAGTATCAATTGATGTTTCCAATTGGGATACGAGCAACGTCACTGACATGTCTGATCTTTTCCAAGATAACTCAAGCTTAACCAGTTTAGATGTTTCCAATTGGAACACTAGTAAAGTAACGTCCATGAACTACTTATTCCGCAACGTCAGCTCTGTAACCACCCTAGATGTTTCGAAATGGAATACTGACAGTACTATTACAATGCTTGCTGTATTCTATGGCACAACTAACCTGACAAATCTAGATCTTTCCGGTTGGAATACCAGTCAAGTTAATAACATATCTTATATGTTCTACCAAAGTGGTGTGACCAATATTACAGGTATCGGTCAATGGGATACTGCCAATGTCACTACTATGGCTAATATGTTTTCTAGTGCAATCAATTTAACTACTGTTGATGTTTCAAAGTGGAACACATCAAAAGTCACTGATATGTCTTATATGTTTAAAAACACTACTGATTTAACCGCTCTAAATGTTTCAAATTGGGATGTTAACAATGTGACTACTATGTTCCATATGTTTGATACTGCAACTAGTTTAACTACTCTCGATGTTTCAAAGTGGAACACATCAAAGGTTACTGACATGTCTTATATGTTTTACCTGACGAGCAGTCTTACCAGTTTAGACCTTTCACAGTGGAATACTAGTAATGTCACCACCATGTCCTATACATTCTATCGTAGCGGTGTAACCGATATTGTTGGAATTTCAAATTGGGATACTAGTAATGTTACTGACATGTCCTATATGTTTGGCAGAATGACAAAAATCATATCCTTATCGATAGGCAATTGGAATACTAGTAGTGTAACTAACATGAGCAACATGTTTTTTCAGAACACCTCTCTAACATCACTCAACCTTGCTAACTGGGATACTAGCAATGTAACTAATATGTCTGGTATGTTTAGCAATGCTACTCGGCTACAATCACTTAACATTTCAAACTTTACAATATCTGATACGACCAACATTGTCGATATGTTGGCCAAAACTACTAAGCTTAATAAATTAGTTTTAGGTGCCAACGTCAAATTAACCAATAGTACCGGTAGCGTTAACTTACAACCTGTCACGACCACCAAGCCCTACACTGGTAACTGGATCAAAGATGGTGACTATACAACTTATCAGTCATCTGATGATTTGATGAAAAATTACGATGGCAGTGCTCCTGGCACTTATACTTGGCAAATTAGCTACGTTGACATAACCCTAACTAGTGACACCGAAACTATCATCGCTGGTGATAACTGGTCGGCAGAAACCAATTTTGCTTCTGCCACTAACGTTGACGGTTCAACCGTTAATTTCAAAGACATCACTGTCACTTATCAAAAAGATGGGCAACCTGTTGAGGGCATTACCACCGCCGGCGCCTATGTAGTCACCTATAGTTTTAATGACTCACTCGGCAATCCCCAATCTAAAACCATTACGGTAACCGTTGCTGAAAATAAAGTCAGCATTGTTGCAAAGCCAGATTCTTCCATCGTTGCTGGATCAACTTGGAATTCAGCTGATAACTTTGCATCAGCAGCTGATACTGATGGTACGGTTTTAACTGTTGCGGATATGAAGATTACCTATACCAAAGATGGTCAACCGGTTGATCAACTCGATACCAAATCAGCTGGCACTTACGTAGTTACCTATAGTTTTATTGACCAACAAGGCAATTACCAAAGTGCTGCCAGCACGATTATTGTCACTAATGATGCTGGATTAACTTTAAAGAATCCGACTGAAATTATCATTGCCGGCGATAAGTGGTCCGCAGAAACGAACTTTGATTCGGCCACTAATGTCGACGGTTCTAACGTTGATTTCTCTAAAGTCACTGTCACTTATAAAAAAGATGGCCAAACTGTTAGCGGAATTACCACCGCCGGTTCCTATGAAGTCACTTACAGCTTTTCTGACTCACTTGGCAAGACACAAGAGATAACCAGTACTGTGACTGTCAACGAAAATAAAGTTAGCATTGTTGCGAAACCAGATTCTTCCATTGTTGCTGGATCAACTTGGAATTCGGCTGATAACCTTGTATCAGCAACTGATACTGATGGTACGGTTTTAACTGTTGCAGATATGAAGATTACCTATACCAAAGATGGCAAAGATGTTCCCAGCATTAATCCTAAGGAAGCTGGCAGCTATACCATCACTTACAGTTTCACCGATAAACAAGGGAACCTACAAAGTGCAACCAGTACGCTAACCATCACTAACGATGCTTCCATCAGTGTTAAAAATCCGACTGAAACCATCATTGCGGGTGATAACTGGTCGGCTGAAACTAACTTTGATTCGGCTACTAATGTCGACGGTTCTAACGTTAATTTTTCTGACGTCACCGTCACTTATACTAAAAATGGGCAACCGGTTAGCGGAATTACCACTGCCGGCACCTATGAAGTCACCTATAGTTTTACTGATTCACTTGGGAATAATCAATCTACAACCAGCATGGTGACTGTTGCTGAAAATCAGGTTAACATTACTGTAAAGCCAGATGATTCGATTGTCGCTGGCTCAACTTGGAAGCCAGCTGATAACTTTGCATCGGCGACTGATACTGATGGTTCAGTGTTAACTGTTTCAGACATGGAAATGACCTATACCAAAAATGGAAAAACTGTTGATAGCATTAATCCCAACGAAGCTGGCGTTTATACCATCACTTACAGTTTTACTGATAAACAAGGTCGCTTACAAAGTGCTACCAGTACACTCACCATCACTAACGAGGCAGGATTAATCTTAAAGCAGCCAACTGAAAGCATCATTGCTGGCGATAACTGGTCGGCGGAAACTAACTTCGCTTCGGCCGCTAACGTTGATGGATCAAGCGTTAATTTCAAAGACATCACTGTCGCTTATCAAAAAGATGGGCAAGCTGTTAGTGGCATTACCACTGCCGGCACCTATACCGTCACTTATAGCTTTACTGACTCACTTGGCAATCGCCAATCTACAACCAGTACAGTAATTGTCGCTAAAAACCAAGTCAGCATTACTGCTAAACCAGATTCTTCAATTGTTGCCGGAACTGACTGGTCTAAAGCAAATAGCTTTGACACTGCTCATGACGTTGATGGTTCAGTGGTAGCTTTAAAAGATTTGACCGTCACTTATACAAAAAATGGGCAACCAGTCGCTCAACTTGATACCAAATCAGCTGGCACTTACGTCGTGACCTATAGTTTCATTGACCAACAAGGCAATCGCCAAAGTGCGTCCAGTACCGTGATTGTTACCAATGCCGCTGACCTACAACTGGTTACCGATACCGAAACCATGGTTGCCGGTGATACTTGGTTAGCTGAAAATAATTTCAACACGGCAACTAATGTCGATGGTAGCGCCGTTGATTTTGCCAACGTGACGGTCACCTATACTAAAAACGGGCAACCTGTTAACGGCATTACTACCGCTGGCACTTACCAGGTCACTTATAGTTTTGTTGATACCCTTGGTCATCGCCAAACCAAGACCAGTACCCTCATCGTGACGCGAAACCAGGTCAATATCGTTGCGAAACCTGGAACTACCATCGTCGCTGGGTCAACTTGGTCCGCTCAAGATAACTTTGGCTTTGCCACCGATGTTGACGGCACCGATATCACCTTAAAGGACCTGACAGTGACCTACATGAAAGATGGGCACTCAGTCACTCAGTTAGACCCTAATGTCGCTGGCACCTATGTGATTACCTACAGTTTCACGGATCAACGGGGTCAGTTACAACAGGCTAAGAGTACTGTCATTATCACAAATGACGCTAGTTTACAACTGACTAATAAGACCGAGACCATCATTGCTGGCGATAACTGGTCTGCCAAAAATAACTTTAAATCCGCCACTAATATTGACGGTTCAACTGTGGCTTTTGCCAACATAACCGTGACTTATCTGCGCAACGGGCAAAGCGTCGCTGGAATTACTACTGTCGGCACCTATCAAGTCACCTACAGCTTTATTGATACACTCGGTAACCGGCAAACCCAGACCAGTACCGTCACGGTTGTAAACAGTCAAAGCCAACTTAAGGTTAAACCAACGACTGACTTAACCACCGGCGAAACTTGGCACCCGGTCGACAATCTGATTACGGCTAAGAATACGGATGGCACTAACGTTGCGTTCCGACAATTAACTGTCACCATCAAGAATCAGGCGACTAATCAGTTGGTCACTGCCATTGATACTTCGAAAGCCGGCAGTTATCTGGTCACCTATTACTTCATCGATCAACAAGGCCTGCGCCAAACTGCGCAAAGTATCATTACCGTTCTGGCTGAAGACGATCAAGCCGATCTCATTGTAACCCCTGATACCGATAACTCGGTCGACGATTCTTGGCATGCTGAAGATGACTTTGTCAGCGGAACTGACTCGGATGGCACCGACGTTAGTTATGATAAAGTCAAGGTATCTGTCACAAAAAACGGCCAACCAGTGACTCAAGTAAACCGGCACTCGGCTGGCACTTATCAGGTCACTTACCAGTTCATGACTAAAAACGGTCACTTACAATCAGCTACCCGCACAATTACGATTAACGCCAAATCTGGTCACGGGTCACAAAACACCGAATCAACTTTGCCACAAACGGATGAAGCAACCTCGGCATCAACTGTGACCTTGGGAGCCATCTTATTAGCCCTAACTGGCCTAATTACTGGCTTTGGCAGAATCAAGCACAAACGGCAAGATTAATTCTAACTAGTGAAGCTTTCTGAATTAGATTTTTAATTCAGGAAGCTTTTTTATTTAGTTATGCCAAACTTTTTTCAATCAACCTCTCCCTTACTCGCTACCGGATTTAATGGTGCTTTAGAACTCGACAAATATTACGGTATGCCTAAAAAACATTTCTATTTCAATTTATTTATTGTATAATTGCAACTGGTCATATTTATTGTCACTAGAAAGGTGGAGTTTTTAAGTGAGTGAAGAAAATAAGGGGAATGGCCAAAAGCATAAGCTAATTGAATATGCGAATGGCCCATCGCTCGAAGAAATTAACGGCACCATCGAAGTACCGAAAAACCTAGGATTTTGGAAAATGTTATTCGCATATTCCGGTCCTGGTGCACTAGTTGCGGTTGGTTACATGGATCCAGGGAACTGGTCAACTTCAATTACTGGTGGTCAAAATTTCCAATACTTATTAATGTCTGTCATCTTGATGTCAAGTTTGATTGCGATGTTATTGCAATACATGGCCGCTAAACTTGGTATCGTGAGTCAGATGGATTTGGCCCAAGCGATTCGGGCCCGCACCAGTAAATCATTGGGAATTGTCCTGTGGTTATTAACCGAATTAGCCATTATGGCCACTGATATCGCTGAAGTTATCGGAGCTGCGATTGCCTTATATTTGTTATTTCATATTCCATTAATTATTGCGGTCTTTATTACCGTCTTTGATGTTTTATTATTGCTATTATTAACGAAAATTGGTTTCCGTAAAATTGAAGCCATCGTGGTTTGCTTGATTTTAGTTATCCTATTGGTATTTGCTTATCAAGTTGCACTTTCAAATCCTGATTGGGGTGGTGTCCTGAAAGGCTTAATCCCAACTACCGATACATTTTCAACTAGCCATGCTGTTGGTGGTATGACCCCACTATCCGGAGCTTTAGGGATTATCGGGGCCACCGTCATGCCACATAATTTATATTTGCATTCTGCCATTTCACAAACTCGAAAAGTCGACCATAAAAATGAAAATGCCGTGGCACAAACGATCCGGTTTACCACTTGGGATTCCAACATTCAATTATCATTTGCATTTGTCGTTAACTCATTGTTACTCATCATGGGTGTCGCCGTTTTCAAGACTGGCGCCGTTAAAGATCCCTCATTCTTTGGGCTCTTTGATGCGTTATCCAACACGTCGATGCTAAGCAATCCGGTTTTAATCGGCGTTGCCAAATCCGGCGTTTTGTCCGTACTATTCGCGGTTGCCCTGTTAGCTTCCGGCCAAAATGCAACTATTACAGGAACCTTAACTGGGCAAGTTATCATGGAAGGCTTCGTCCACATGCGGATGCCACTCTGGTTGCGGCGTTTAGTCACCCGGTTAATCTCAGTAATTCCCGTTATCATCTGTGTTTTAATGACGAGCGGCAAGAGTGCCATAGCCGAACATACGGCTCTGAATACCCTTATGAATAATTCGCAGGTCTTCTTGGCCTTTGCGCTCCCATTCTCGATGCTCCCGTTATTAATGTTAACGGACAGTCGTTCTGAAATGGGCGATCGGTTTAAAAATGCCATTTGGGTCAAACTATTCGGCTGGTTATCCGTTATTGGCCTAACCTTCTTAAACTTAATCGGTTTACCAGATGCCATTTTAGCTTTCTTCGGTGACAACCCTTCGGCTGGCGCTCAAGATATTGCAACGACAATTTCTTACATTTTAATTGCCGCCATTCTAGCTTTACTAGTCTGGGCAACCTACGACTTACATCGGGGTAATAAAGCCTATGCCAATAAGTTAGCTCTAGCGACCGGTACTAAAACTAAAAACTAAGTGGGTGAATAATATGGAAACTAAATTTAAACGAATTTTGGTCGGTGTTGATGATTCTGCTGATGCCATGCTTGCTTTTGACTATGCGATTCAACGTGCAAAAGAAACCACTGCTGAATTAGTCATTGTTTCAATTCTTGAAAATAACGATATGAACGTTTACGAAGCTTTAAACAAGGATTTCGTTCACGGTGAACGTTCAGCCTTAGAACAACACTTGCTAAAATACAAACAACAAGCTCAAGCGGCCGGGGTTAAAACGGTCAGCACCTTAATCGCTGAAGGCGAACCTGGTGAAACGATTGTTAAGAAGGTCATTCCGCAAGTCAAACCTGATATTTTAATTATCGGTTCCGAAGCTAAGAAAGGCCTTGCTCGTCATTTTGGTAGCCAAGCCGCTTACATGGCAAAGTATTCACCAATTTCAGTATTAGTTATTCGATAAGCTAATACATCTGTGGATAACTCAGCTCAATCAAAAAAACAGCCTTGTGGATAACTAACTTATCCACAAGGTTGTTTTTTTGATTTGATTATTTCGCTTTAATACCACGCACCAGGTAGCTCATCTTAAACGGACCTGCCCACCAGCCGTTGATACCTAGTAGCTTAGATTCAGCAATCTGAACATTTTCACTTCGAAAAACATCCCGATACTGAGTTGCCCGATAATCAGTATCCACAATTAGCAATTGACCACCCGGCTTTAAGACCCGAATTGCTTCATGCACAGCCTGTTCGCGTTGTTGATTGTTTTTAATTTGATGCAAGGCAAAACCACTTACAATCACATCGAACTGGTTAGTTTCAAATGGTAATGTCGTTAATTTCCCAATCACTAAAGTGGCCCGATCCGCGACCCCTAACTCATCAAGATTTTTTTGCGTTGCCGCTGGCGTACCCCGATGCCACGAATCAATCCCGGTTACGTGGCTCGCACTCGTTAATTGCTTAGCGATTCGAGCTAATAACCCCCCCTGACCACAGCCCAAATCTAAAACTTGTCCTGCAGAATCCAAGGGTATTTGCTGAACTAACTGGTCATAAATCACATATTTCCCCCGGATTGCGGTGTACAAGAAGCAGCTATTCTCTACTAATATCAATAACCCTATAAAAATATCAATTGCGACATTAACAGTTCCCCAATTAAAATAATCATAAATACCTAAAAAAATTATTGCGAAAAAAGACATCACTGGTAACCATGGTGTCTCAATCCCATAACGTCTAACATCCCTCATATTGCCCCCCCTAATTATGAATCCTAATCAAAATTATCATATCATAATTAGATTAGCACATTCAATGGGGGCTTACGCCTAACATTTGGGCCAACAAAAAGGCGTCATCTATTAAAAGACGACGCCTGAAAAATCGAGTTAATTGAACCCATTATTATGAGTACAACTTTTAATGACAAGTTCTTAAAACCGAACGCTTAAAATGGATAAGCTTTAATTTCATCAACGTCAATTTCCAATCCTTTAGCAACTAATTCGCCATAGGTATGGTCAGCTTCATAAAATTGGGCTGCTTCCAAAACCTTGACCTGCCGATCCTTAACTTGGCCCAGGCTTGTCACAATCGTCTCAACCAACCGGACTTGTTCATCTTTAGCCATTAACCGGAAGAGCTTGCCAGCTGGGAGACCATAGTCAGTATTGTAAGCATAATGTCCGGCTTCACCACTGACTGCATACGGTTTAATCCGACCCGCTGGATCCTCTACCGGACCATCTTTACTATTTGGTTCATAGTTGACCGCATCACCATCAGTTGCCGTTTGCATAAACCCATCGCGTTCATAATTGGCAGGCTGATGC
This genomic window from Lactobacillus sp. CBA3606 contains:
- a CDS encoding Nramp family divalent metal transporter, producing the protein MSEENKGNGQKHKLIEYANGPSLEEINGTIEVPKNLGFWKMLFAYSGPGALVAVGYMDPGNWSTSITGGQNFQYLLMSVILMSSLIAMLLQYMAAKLGIVSQMDLAQAIRARTSKSLGIVLWLLTELAIMATDIAEVIGAAIALYLLFHIPLIIAVFITVFDVLLLLLLTKIGFRKIEAIVVCLILVILLVFAYQVALSNPDWGGVLKGLIPTTDTFSTSHAVGGMTPLSGALGIIGATVMPHNLYLHSAISQTRKVDHKNENAVAQTIRFTTWDSNIQLSFAFVVNSLLLIMGVAVFKTGAVKDPSFFGLFDALSNTSMLSNPVLIGVAKSGVLSVLFAVALLASGQNATITGTLTGQVIMEGFVHMRMPLWLRRLVTRLISVIPVIICVLMTSGKSAIAEHTALNTLMNNSQVFLAFALPFSMLPLLMLTDSRSEMGDRFKNAIWVKLFGWLSVIGLTFLNLIGLPDAILAFFGDNPSAGAQDIATTISYILIAAILALLVWATYDLHRGNKAYANKLALATGTKTKN
- a CDS encoding bacterial Ig-like domain-containing protein, which translates into the protein MPKPADQKIHYKMYKKGRFWIIAGIAALSWQAETLAVQADATNTTSEDSTGITNTANDTNAKTAVLASSTSAAATSSDAATSTTANSTTDSQAITQTKTTSTAAAVTSTATSENTSTSTNAASADSATVTSAESTASVATSAVTSADSSITTSAENTTSTAASEATSANSAIDASSDSTVTETVDSSANTTTATADSTVTADSADSSVSANTATSAATDMATSDSATKTTLPTQAKALKSSATTKATTIDYSGTFNAGASWTLDSDGVLTINEGGMDASTSTSSSLWAQYFDVTLVKKVIINGTVKANSQSVSLFSGMTNLTTFENGSNFDVSNVTSMSRMFFKDSALVSIDVSNWDTSNVTDMSDLFQDNSSLTSLDVSNWNTSKVTSMNYLFRNVSSVTTLDVSKWNTDSTITMLAVFYGTTNLTNLDLSGWNTSQVNNISYMFYQSGVTNITGIGQWDTANVTTMANMFSSAINLTTVDVSKWNTSKVTDMSYMFKNTTDLTALNVSNWDVNNVTTMFHMFDTATSLTTLDVSKWNTSKVTDMSYMFYLTSSLTSLDLSQWNTSNVTTMSYTFYRSGVTDIVGISNWDTSNVTDMSYMFGRMTKIISLSIGNWNTSSVTNMSNMFFQNTSLTSLNLANWDTSNVTNMSGMFSNATRLQSLNISNFTISDTTNIVDMLAKTTKLNKLVLGANVKLTNSTGSVNLQPVTTTKPYTGNWIKDGDYTTYQSSDDLMKNYDGSAPGTYTWQISYVDITLTSDTETIIAGDNWSAETNFASATNVDGSTVNFKDITVTYQKDGQPVEGITTAGAYVVTYSFNDSLGNPQSKTITVTVAENKVSIVAKPDSSIVAGSTWNSADNFASAADTDGTVLTVADMKITYTKDGQPVDQLDTKSAGTYVVTYSFIDQQGNYQSAASTIIVTNDAGLTLKNPTEIIIAGDKWSAETNFDSATNVDGSNVDFSKVTVTYKKDGQTVSGITTAGSYEVTYSFSDSLGKTQEITSTVTVNENKVSIVAKPDSSIVAGSTWNSADNLVSATDTDGTVLTVADMKITYTKDGKDVPSINPKEAGSYTITYSFTDKQGNLQSATSTLTITNDASISVKNPTETIIAGDNWSAETNFDSATNVDGSNVNFSDVTVTYTKNGQPVSGITTAGTYEVTYSFTDSLGNNQSTTSMVTVAENQVNITVKPDDSIVAGSTWKPADNFASATDTDGSVLTVSDMEMTYTKNGKTVDSINPNEAGVYTITYSFTDKQGRLQSATSTLTITNEAGLILKQPTESIIAGDNWSAETNFASAANVDGSSVNFKDITVAYQKDGQAVSGITTAGTYTVTYSFTDSLGNRQSTTSTVIVAKNQVSITAKPDSSIVAGTDWSKANSFDTAHDVDGSVVALKDLTVTYTKNGQPVAQLDTKSAGTYVVTYSFIDQQGNRQSASSTVIVTNAADLQLVTDTETMVAGDTWLAENNFNTATNVDGSAVDFANVTVTYTKNGQPVNGITTAGTYQVTYSFVDTLGHRQTKTSTLIVTRNQVNIVAKPGTTIVAGSTWSAQDNFGFATDVDGTDITLKDLTVTYMKDGHSVTQLDPNVAGTYVITYSFTDQRGQLQQAKSTVIITNDASLQLTNKTETIIAGDNWSAKNNFKSATNIDGSTVAFANITVTYLRNGQSVAGITTVGTYQVTYSFIDTLGNRQTQTSTVTVVNSQSQLKVKPTTDLTTGETWHPVDNLITAKNTDGTNVAFRQLTVTIKNQATNQLVTAIDTSKAGSYLVTYYFIDQQGLRQTAQSIITVLAEDDQADLIVTPDTDNSVDDSWHAEDDFVSGTDSDGTDVSYDKVKVSVTKNGQPVTQVNRHSAGTYQVTYQFMTKNGHLQSATRTITINAKSGHGSQNTESTLPQTDEATSASTVTLGAILLALTGLITGFGRIKHKRQD
- a CDS encoding class I SAM-dependent methyltransferase; the protein is MRDVRRYGIETPWLPVMSFFAIIFLGIYDYFNWGTVNVAIDIFIGLLILVENSCFLYTAIRGKYVIYDQLVQQIPLDSAGQVLDLGCGQGGLLARIAKQLTSASHVTGIDSWHRGTPAATQKNLDELGVADRATLVIGKLTTLPFETNQFDVIVSGFALHQIKNNQQREQAVHEAIRVLKPGGQLLIVDTDYRATQYRDVFRSENVQIAESKLLGINGWWAGPFKMSYLVRGIKAK
- a CDS encoding universal stress protein produces the protein METKFKRILVGVDDSADAMLAFDYAIQRAKETTAELVIVSILENNDMNVYEALNKDFVHGERSALEQHLLKYKQQAQAAGVKTVSTLIAEGEPGETIVKKVIPQVKPDILIIGSEAKKGLARHFGSQAAYMAKYSPISVLVIR
- a CDS encoding GntR family transcriptional regulator gives rise to the protein MYRAIAQDIIKSIMSDEYATKLPTEKDLMARFNVSRNTIRKAIDVVFRHGLLRRVQGSGNFIIKPPENSTTVLNLSIGFDQSSMVAGGPLTSKVVTFDKVEADQRLAQQGNITVGTELYRVIRLRYLKDELYDLEESYFPRTVVPFMSADSVQHSIFGFLREAYGITGSTTENYVHQVRLDAERAALLEQPVGDKTMRLDGINYLTDGTVFNFSSTFFVYQDLELYYHTENIDLQD